One region of Anthonomus grandis grandis chromosome 22, icAntGran1.3, whole genome shotgun sequence genomic DNA includes:
- the LOC126748586 gene encoding very-long-chain enoyl-CoA reductase — protein MVQVEVFTTSNKKIGEISVSEDAKVREIKKQIAAISPKLPVERQSVRAEQKGKDLQDELNVQSLGSTRKIYVKDLGPQIGWNTVFILEYAGPLVLYNIIATQPWVFYGDIADESSLSTTALLALGCWSIHYMKRIYETIFIHRFSHGTMPLRNLFKNCGYYWGFAMYVAYHVNHPLFTPPPCTMQIVGLILFAVCELGNLSIHILLRDLRPPGTKVRKIPMPNTNPLTKLYNLVSCPNYTYEFGAWLGFTLLTSCVPAGLFALAGLYQMSIWALGKHRNYKKEFSDYPRNRKAILPFIL, from the exons ATGGTTCAG GTGGAAGTTTTCACTACCTCCaacaaaaaaattggagaaattTCTGTAAGTGAAGATGCAAAAGTCAGGGAGATTAAGAAACAAATCGCAGCAATTTCACCAAAGCTCCCTGTCGAAAGGCAATCGGTTAGAGCAGAGCAAAAAGGAAAAGACTTACAAGATGAACTTAACGTTCAGTCCTTAGGGAGCACTAGAAAAATCTATGTTAAAGACTTGGGACCTCAAATTGGCTGGAACACAGTATTTATTCTCGAATATGCTGGGCCTTTGGTCTTGTATAACATTATCGCAACACAACCATGGGTATTTTATGGAGATATTGCGGATGAAAGTTCTTTATCAACCACAGCACT TCTTGCTTTAGGTTGCTGGAGTATCCATTACATGAAAAGAATATATGAAACCATCTTCATTCATCGCTTCTCACATGGAACTATGCCGTTAAGAAACCTCTTTAAAAACTGTGGATACTACTGGGGCTTTGCCATGTATGTTGCTTATCATGTCAATCACCCATTGTTCACTCCACCTCCCTGCACAATGCAAATTGTTGGATTAATTTTGTTTgcg gTTTGTGAACTTGGAAATTTGAGCATTCACATTTTGTTGAGGGATTTAAGACCTCCTGGAACTAAAGTGAGAAAAATCCCTATGCCAAATACTAATCCACTGACTAAACTTTACAATTTGGTATCTTGCCCTAATTACACCTATGAATTTGGTGCTTGGCTTGGATTTACCCTCTTAACTTCCTGTGTACCAG ctgGTTTGTTTGCATTGGCTGGCCTTTACCAAATGTCAATTTGGGCCTTAGGAAAGCACCGCAATTACAAAAAAGAGTTCTCTGACTATCCCAGGAATAGAAAAGCTATTTTGCCCTTCATCCTCTAG